The Methanobrevibacter wolinii SH genomic interval CATCTAATACTGAGATATATTTATCTAGTGCTGATTTAATGACTAGAAACATGAATAAAAGGGTAGAAATTGCATTCCCTATTTATAGTGATGAATTGAAAAAAAGAATTCTTCGTGATTTAAATATTTATCTTACCGATAATGTTAAAGCAAGGTTTATTGATTCAAATGGTAATTATGCTAAAGTTATGAGGGGAGTAGACCTTCTTTCAGCACAAGATTATTTCATGGCTCATGGAGATGATGATGTTAATTTTGAAAATGTTAATGATTCAATTGTGGATAAATTTAAAATGGTTTTTTATAAATTTATTCATAATGAACAATAATTTAACATTTTTTTAATTTTTTTTTTAAAATTCTATTTTTTATAAAGAATTAAACAATCTTTAATACTTGAAATTAAATTTTAAAAAGTTCATTTTAAATATTAGTGAATTTTAATAAAACTTATTTTTTTTAGCTATTTTTATAGGTTAAACTTATTTTAAAAAAAGTTAATAATTAGTAAAATAAATATGTATTATATTAATTATTAAGGGGATTTTTATGAAAATACTTATTGTTACTGGAAATCTTGCATATCCTGCAATTATTGATATTGTAAAAAATTCAAAAGAAGATGTTATTGTTCATAAAGCAAATACTCAAGTAGCTGCTTTTTTAACTCCTAATAAAATCATAAAAGAAGTTAAAGATAATTATGAAAATGAGTTATCTACAATTGACATGATTTTGGTTCCAGGTTTAATAAGAAAAACAACTAATGAAATTAATGAAAAGCTAGGTATCCCTACATTTAAAGGACCAACTGATTGTGCTGATTTAGGTATGGTTATTGATTTAATAAATGATTTAGATTTAGCTACAGATAAAGCAGCAGATAAATTAATTGAAGAAGAAAAAAGAAAAAGGGCATTTCAATTTATTGAAGATTTTGAAAATGATACTGATAAAAGAGAAGAACTTCTTAAAAAACCAAATAATATATTAGTTAGAAATTTACCTGTTGGTGAAGATTTCCCAATTAGAGTATTGTCTGAAATTGCAAATGCACCTTCTCTTTCTAAAGAACGTTTAATTAAAAAATGTAAACATTTTGTTGAAAGTGGTTCTGATATGATTGATATTGGAATGGCTGCAGGTGAAGACAATTCTGATATGATTCCAGATTTAATTAAAACTTTAAGGCCTATTGTTGGAGATAGACCATTAAGTATTGATACATTGAATCCTAAAGAGATTAAAGTTGCTCTTGAAAATGGTATTGATCTTGTGTTAAGTTTAGATTTAGGACATGCAGAAGAACTTGTACCTTTACTAGATAAATATGATGTTCCAGCAGTACTTCTTCCAACAAATTTTGCTGTAAATAAAGTTCCTCATACTATAAATGAACGTTTAGAATATATTGATGAACTTATTGGATATTGTGATAAATATTCTTCAGGTAAACAAATAGATTTTATTGCAGATTTAATTCTTGATCCAGTAAATAGTTCTAGTATTGTTGATTCTATTATTGCATGCAAAGAGTTTAAAGAAAAAAATCCTTATCCTTTATTCTTTGGTGTAGGTAATGTAACTGAACTTATGGATACTGACTCTGTAGGTGCTAATACATTACTTGCAGGTATTGCTATGGAAATTGGAGCATCTGTTTTATTTACTCCTGAAGAAAGTGGAAAAACTGAAGGTAGTGTATATGAACTTGCTATTGCAAGTAAAATGATGTTTTTAGCTAAGCATAGATCTTCAATACCTAAAGATTTAGGTATAAATCTTTTAAGATTTAAAGATAAAAAACAAAGAAATGATATTCTTGGAGAAGAAATGATTGAAGATAGTTCTAATTTGGAAGTTATTAAAGCAAAAGAGTCTAAAAGATTTGTACGTGATCGTGCAGGTAGTTTTAAAATAAGGGTAGATTATGCAGATAAGTTTGAAGATAGAAAAATTGTAGTAACTCATTTTAAGAA includes:
- a CDS encoding dihydropteroate synthase-like protein — encoded protein: MKILIVTGNLAYPAIIDIVKNSKEDVIVHKANTQVAAFLTPNKIIKEVKDNYENELSTIDMILVPGLIRKTTNEINEKLGIPTFKGPTDCADLGMVIDLINDLDLATDKAADKLIEEEKRKRAFQFIEDFENDTDKREELLKKPNNILVRNLPVGEDFPIRVLSEIANAPSLSKERLIKKCKHFVESGSDMIDIGMAAGEDNSDMIPDLIKTLRPIVGDRPLSIDTLNPKEIKVALENGIDLVLSLDLGHAEELVPLLDKYDVPAVLLPTNFAVNKVPHTINERLEYIDELIGYCDKYSSGKQIDFIADLILDPVNSSSIVDSIIACKEFKEKNPYPLFFGVGNVTELMDTDSVGANTLLAGIAMEIGASVLFTPEESGKTEGSVYELAIASKMMFLAKHRSSIPKDLGINLLRFKDKKQRNDILGEEMIEDSSNLEVIKAKESKRFVRDRAGSFKIRVDYADKFEDRKIVVTHFKKTVPDIVVEGKYPKEIYDELVRQGLISMMDHAAYMGSELQKARIAMITGKEYVQDFALFNKPLNLN